One window from the genome of Ancylothrix sp. D3o encodes:
- a CDS encoding PIN domain-containing protein, with amino-acid sequence MFLVDTNVFLEVLLQQQRADEAQRFLLNAPVGSIHITDFRLYSIGILLVRRNLGDVFELFVEDMAAMRLVRLNLEELASLGETARNLNLDFDDAYQYVLAQRRGLRLVSFDADFDRTPLGRVTPAQALGN; translated from the coding sequence GTGTTTTTAGTCGATACAAATGTTTTTTTAGAGGTGCTGTTGCAACAACAACGTGCGGACGAAGCCCAGAGGTTTTTATTAAATGCACCGGTAGGAAGTATCCATATCACAGATTTTCGTCTTTATTCTATTGGCATTTTGCTTGTGAGACGGAATTTAGGAGATGTTTTTGAATTGTTTGTGGAAGATATGGCTGCTATGCGTTTAGTGAGGCTAAATTTGGAAGAGTTGGCGAGTTTGGGTGAAACTGCACGGAATTTAAATTTGGATTTTGATGATGCTTATCAGTATGTGTTAGCTCAACGTCGTGGTTTGCGTTTGGTTAGTTTTGATGCTGATTTTGACAGGACTCCACTGGGAAGAGTGACACCGGCTCAAGCGTTGGGCAATTAA
- a CDS encoding NACHT domain-containing NTPase — protein sequence MDWQTFLREQAKNHDLSAEETDTLLKRFPEKDRYIKNEAQFVTIINEGISDKKYQIGVEAITKQMQKIYKKFQADCAELQQPSRGKLEILRRWLIDEFDKVSIGLKPLNRCILGLKGNYQQAQEKLTEITQHLQNLLNDKTLSIAKVEKGSIILIVQSSQTGYEEIKRLIGEKIIEEFSVEYVIDEWQDICRRMLIDRQPLTSNTVVTQAVGNRENRNLIDEDLFVDLELVKPKRSENAKQPQDINPEKGSDLFTRQEETVEKQFPYKEFLEKVIRKRTDKNIAIIGEPGAGKTTLLQKLAFWLLQETDDLVIWVSLAELGSKPLGEYLEEKWLKDAVGLSREEIKADWEQKFEGGAAWLLLDGFDEMSPTDQQALNFRGWVMDARMIVTCRLNLWQANPSQLQGFQTYLTQPFDDEKMQEFIRRWFRGLVKEGEDVKLAELLCSELQAAGKERIKDLCRNPLRLTLLCATWKVDQALPETMAKLYAKFVEAIYKWKKKAFTVNKEEKKQLNAALGELAKASLEAETSRFRLTHRLVCEYLGERDEDSLFDKALTLGWLNEVGVAAENRSEQVYTFYHATFQEYFAACSIDKPEFFLEHIEPQKWRGFLSRSYRIFEKHWKEVFLLWLGQTQRKKSQKDKLIKNLLNFQDDCGGFYSYRAFLLAAEGIAQFPDSEFADDIIGWLLELSFGFRLNIFNEQRINLVYGYNLILGNDSQIKTNIFWFAIRESATKILFKTNTTRVVELLVDYINRIVIISDLIECNFELDIEFSQINSQLESYLYFYWLTIITNIIDALIVLEPSFNLFDIEMKTTQNFYNDVVNFFIKKDFFDNTMILALNFLSQLGYQNAKELLPVKYSQRLLNHQNELIIIRAASVFKELKTLENLVDNCLPDRKFEVMLKIAELKANRSANLEIKNVKINEGSVIDFLTEQLLTRKHDFSTKLFMQMVILYVNQTYFSNFRTEIDIYELRKYFKKILSIENFRILKLDSLSMTEIILHNSEQLGFTPEEIVYWMSSILKSPITDENFQDFWEFLPRLNATLWYCAGNLPYPKFYQAWHHPPTTPNREVTEQTPHSGGQTFASPITRESLQHLPIYCLNAGFLANETRESEIAQTLCRLIWTQVCPQQMYPRVSTPADLCYCLDKLKFTLSLPHCAILFSKHRRSGDQIFLEPIQPTPELIAFCEKLTGVIEKIAFLTGQPLEAPLKGFPPDQPNLISAIETWLKEI from the coding sequence ATGGATTGGCAAACCTTTCTCCGCGAACAAGCAAAAAATCACGATCTCTCAGCAGAAGAGACAGACACTTTATTGAAGCGATTTCCAGAGAAAGACCGTTATATTAAAAATGAAGCCCAATTTGTCACAATAATTAATGAGGGTATTTCTGATAAAAAATATCAGATTGGTGTTGAGGCAATCACCAAACAAATGCAAAAAATTTATAAAAAGTTTCAGGCAGATTGTGCAGAACTACAACAGCCATCTCGTGGGAAGTTAGAAATTTTACGTCGATGGCTAATTGATGAATTTGATAAAGTTAGTATTGGCCTTAAACCCCTCAACCGTTGCATCCTAGGACTCAAAGGCAACTATCAACAAGCGCAAGAGAAACTCACCGAAATTACCCAACATCTGCAAAACCTTCTCAACGATAAAACCCTGTCTATTGCCAAAGTTGAAAAAGGCAGTATTATCCTGATTGTCCAGAGTTCCCAAACCGGCTATGAGGAAATTAAACGCCTGATTGGTGAAAAAATTATTGAAGAGTTTTCGGTGGAATATGTCATTGATGAATGGCAAGATATCTGCCGGCGGATGTTGATTGACCGGCAACCCTTAACCAGTAATACAGTCGTAACTCAGGCGGTTGGAAATAGAGAAAATCGCAACTTAATTGATGAAGATTTATTTGTCGATTTGGAACTGGTGAAACCGAAACGGAGTGAGAACGCAAAACAGCCCCAAGATATTAACCCAGAAAAAGGTTCCGACTTGTTCACTAGGCAGGAAGAAACTGTGGAGAAACAATTTCCTTACAAAGAGTTTCTCGAAAAAGTTATTAGGAAACGCACTGATAAAAATATTGCTATTATTGGAGAACCGGGGGCGGGGAAAACCACCTTACTCCAGAAATTAGCCTTTTGGTTATTACAAGAAACCGATGATTTAGTGATTTGGGTATCCTTGGCAGAATTGGGCAGTAAACCCCTCGGAGAGTATTTAGAAGAAAAATGGCTCAAAGATGCGGTAGGGCTGTCCAGAGAGGAAATTAAAGCCGACTGGGAGCAGAAATTTGAAGGGGGTGCAGCCTGGTTACTGTTGGATGGCTTTGATGAGATGAGCCCGACCGACCAACAGGCTTTAAATTTCCGAGGTTGGGTGATGGATGCTCGGATGATTGTCACCTGTCGCTTGAATTTGTGGCAAGCCAACCCCAGCCAGTTACAGGGGTTTCAAACCTATCTCACCCAACCGTTTGATGATGAAAAAATGCAGGAGTTTATCCGGCGGTGGTTTCGGGGTTTGGTTAAGGAGGGAGAGGATGTCAAGTTAGCAGAATTGTTGTGCTCAGAATTGCAAGCTGCGGGGAAGGAACGAATTAAGGATTTATGCCGCAATCCCCTGCGGTTAACCTTGTTATGTGCGACTTGGAAAGTGGATCAGGCGTTACCGGAAACGATGGCGAAGTTGTATGCGAAGTTTGTGGAGGCGATATATAAGTGGAAGAAAAAAGCATTTACTGTGAACAAGGAGGAAAAGAAACAGTTAAATGCAGCTTTGGGAGAGTTGGCGAAGGCATCCCTAGAGGCGGAAACAAGTCGATTTCGCTTAACTCATCGGTTGGTGTGTGAATATTTGGGAGAACGCGATGAGGATTCCCTGTTTGATAAGGCGTTAACGTTAGGCTGGTTAAATGAGGTGGGGGTGGCGGCGGAAAATCGCAGCGAACAGGTCTATACGTTTTATCATGCGACGTTTCAGGAGTATTTTGCAGCTTGTAGTATCGATAAACCTGAGTTCTTTTTAGAGCATATCGAGCCTCAAAAATGGAGAGGATTTTTAAGTCGCAGTTACCGTATTTTTGAAAAACACTGGAAAGAGGTTTTTTTACTTTGGCTGGGACAGACTCAAAGAAAAAAAAGCCAAAAGGATAAATTAATTAAGAATTTATTAAACTTTCAAGATGATTGTGGAGGATTTTACAGCTATAGAGCATTTCTGTTGGCAGCAGAAGGAATTGCACAATTTCCTGATAGTGAGTTTGCCGATGATATTATTGGCTGGCTTCTTGAGTTAAGTTTTGGATTCCGTTTAAATATTTTCAATGAGCAACGAATAAATTTAGTGTATGGGTATAATCTAATTTTAGGAAATGACTCACAAATCAAAACAAATATTTTCTGGTTCGCAATAAGAGAGTCAGCCACTAAAATTTTGTTTAAAACCAATACAACTAGAGTAGTGGAATTGCTGGTTGATTACATTAACCGAATCGTTATAATAAGTGATTTGATAGAGTGCAATTTTGAATTAGATATAGAATTTTCACAAATCAACAGCCAATTAGAATCTTATTTGTACTTCTACTGGCTTACTATAATTACTAATATTATTGATGCTTTAATTGTCTTAGAGCCTTCTTTTAATCTTTTTGATATAGAAATGAAAACTACACAAAATTTTTATAACGATGTAGTTAACTTTTTTATCAAAAAAGATTTTTTTGATAATACAATGATATTGGCATTAAATTTTTTGTCTCAACTGGGCTATCAAAATGCAAAAGAATTGTTACCTGTAAAATATAGTCAAAGATTACTAAATCATCAAAATGAATTGATTATAATTAGAGCGGCTAGTGTTTTTAAAGAATTGAAAACCCTAGAAAATCTAGTAGACAATTGTCTCCCAGATCGCAAGTTTGAAGTGATGTTAAAGATTGCCGAGTTGAAGGCTAACAGATCGGCAAATTTAGAAATTAAAAACGTAAAAATTAATGAGGGCTCAGTAATTGATTTTTTGACTGAGCAACTGCTAACCCGAAAACACGATTTTTCAACAAAATTATTTATGCAAATGGTGATTCTTTATGTAAATCAGACATACTTTAGTAATTTCAGGACAGAAATAGATATATATGAACTACGCAAATACTTTAAAAAAATCTTAAGTATAGAAAATTTTAGAATATTGAAACTGGACTCCTTATCAATGACAGAAATAATTTTACATAACTCAGAACAGTTGGGTTTCACTCCAGAGGAAATAGTATATTGGATGTCAAGTATTTTAAAGTCCCCCATTACGGATGAAAATTTTCAAGATTTCTGGGAATTTTTACCTCGTCTAAATGCTACATTATGGTACTGTGCCGGCAACCTCCCCTATCCCAAATTTTATCAAGCATGGCATCATCCCCCCACCACTCCCAATCGTGAAGTCACCGAACAAACCCCCCATAGCGGCGGACAAACTTTCGCCTCTCCCATCACCCGCGAATCCCTGCAACACCTGCCCATTTATTGCCTCAACGCCGGCTTCCTCGCCAACGAAACCCGCGAAAGTGAAATCGCCCAAACCCTCTGCCGGCTGATTTGGACACAAGTCTGTCCTCAGCAAATGTATCCCAGAGTTTCCACCCCCGCCGATCTATGTTATTGCCTCGATAAACTCAAATTCACCCTCAGCCTCCCCCACTGCGCCATCCTGTTCTCGAAACATCGCCGTAGCGGCGACCAAATATTTTTGGAACCTATTCAACCCACCCCAGAACTCATTGCCTTTTGCGAAAAACTGACTGGGGTAATAGAAAAGATCGCCTTCCTCACCGGCCAACCCCTAGAAGCGCCCTTAAAAGGCTTTCCCCCCGATCAACCTAATTTAATATCAGCGATTGAAACGTGGTTAAAGGAGATTTAA
- a CDS encoding DUF2281 domain-containing protein: MNETKPMLELWQELPPNLQQEVRDFAEFLLEKHAKSTQSLQLKWAGALREEKGVTAADLQREVLENWSD; this comes from the coding sequence ATGAATGAAACGAAACCTATGCTGGAACTGTGGCAAGAATTGCCGCCAAACTTACAACAAGAAGTTAGAGATTTCGCTGAGTTTTTATTAGAAAAACACGCTAAATCAACTCAATCTTTACAGTTAAAATGGGCGGGAGCATTGCGTGAGGAAAAAGGTGTTACTGCTGCCGATTTGCAACGGGAAGTTTTAGAGAACTGGAGCGATTAA
- the psbA gene encoding photosystem II q(b) protein: MTTTLQRTERSNVWERFCSWVTSTENRLYIGWFGVLMIPTLLTATTCFLIAFVAAPPVDIDGIREPVAGSLLYGNNIITGAVVPSSNAIGLHFYPIWEAASLDEWLYNGGPYQLVIFHFLIGVFCYMGREWELSYRLGMRPWICVAYSAPVAAASAVFLIYPLGQGSFSDGMPLGISGTFNFMLVFQAEHNILMHPFHMLGVAGVFGGSLFSAMHGSLVTSSLVRETTEVESQNYGYKFGQEEETYNIVAAHGYFGRLIFQYASFNNSRSLHFFLGAWPVIGIWFTALGISTMAFNLNGFNFNQSVIDSQGRVINTWADVINRANLGMEVMHERNAHNFPLDLASVEAPAIKG; this comes from the coding sequence ATGACCACCACCTTACAGCGCACAGAGCGCTCTAACGTTTGGGAACGGTTTTGTAGCTGGGTTACAAGCACCGAAAACCGCCTTTATATCGGCTGGTTCGGCGTCTTGATGATCCCTACCCTCTTAACCGCCACCACCTGCTTTTTAATCGCCTTTGTCGCCGCTCCGCCGGTTGACATCGACGGTATCCGCGAACCCGTTGCCGGTTCCTTGCTCTACGGAAACAACATCATCACTGGTGCAGTTGTTCCTTCCTCTAACGCCATCGGTCTTCACTTCTACCCCATCTGGGAAGCTGCTTCCTTGGATGAGTGGTTGTACAACGGTGGCCCTTACCAGTTGGTAATTTTCCACTTCCTCATTGGCGTATTCTGCTACATGGGTCGTGAGTGGGAATTGTCTTACCGCTTGGGTATGCGTCCTTGGATCTGCGTAGCATACTCTGCACCAGTTGCAGCCGCTTCCGCAGTATTCTTGATCTACCCCTTGGGTCAAGGTTCTTTCTCCGATGGTATGCCTTTGGGTATTTCTGGAACCTTCAACTTCATGTTGGTGTTCCAAGCTGAGCACAACATCTTGATGCACCCCTTCCATATGTTGGGAGTTGCCGGTGTATTTGGTGGTTCTTTGTTCTCTGCTATGCACGGTTCTTTAGTTACCTCTTCTTTGGTTCGTGAAACCACCGAAGTTGAAAGCCAAAACTACGGCTACAAATTCGGTCAAGAAGAAGAAACCTACAACATCGTTGCAGCACACGGCTACTTCGGTCGTTTGATCTTCCAATACGCTTCTTTTAATAACAGCCGTTCTTTGCACTTCTTCTTGGGTGCTTGGCCGGTTATCGGCATCTGGTTTACCGCTTTGGGTATTTCCACGATGGCTTTCAACTTGAATGGTTTTAACTTCAACCAGTCTGTTATCGACTCTCAAGGTCGTGTTATTAATACCTGGGCTGATGTTATCAACCGTGCTAACTTGGGTATGGAAGTAATGCACGAGCGTAATGCTCACAACTTCCCTCTTGATTTGGCTTCTGTTGAGGCTCCTGCTATCAAGGGCTAA